The Calditrichota bacterium DNA segment TTCAGGTCAAAAATCCGAAGTACATGCAGCAAGCGATGGATCAGGTGATTGGAATATTACGCGCCGTCAGAAAAGTGCCGCCAGGGGAGCCCAATGACTTCGAGATTTTTACCAGCGAGTCGCTCATTAATACCTTTAATGATATGTCATTTTCCGTAAAAATCGCCGCCATCGGTATCGCGCTGATTTCTTTGCTGGTCGGCGGCATCGGAATTATGAATATCATGCTGGTTTCTGTGACCGAGCGGACGCGGGAAATTGGCATTCGCAAAGCGGTTGGCGCAAAAAGAAGAGATATCCTTTGGCAGTTTGTCATTGAATCGATAATTCTGGGAAATATCGGAGGGTTTCTGGGTATTATTCTCGGAATAATTATCGGTCTTTTCATTGGCGTTGTCACGCCATTACCTACAGCGATTCCTGTGTGGGCTGTTTTTTTGGGAATCGGATTCTGCTCTCTTGTCGGTTTGTTTTTCGGAATTTATCCGGCGGCGAAAGCGGCTCGGTTGGCGCCAATTGTCGCGTTGCGTCATGAATAATGAGGAGGTACTATGAAGCTCAAAAAACGAGAAATCGAAAATGTTTTGGTGGTCGAAATATCCGGCGAAATTATGGGGGGGACAGAAACAGAAGATTTTCGGGCTCTTATTTTTGAGGCCATCGAGAATGAAATGGTGAATATCGTCATTGATTTAAAAAAAACAAAATGGATGAACAGCTCAGGGCTGGGAATGTTGGTGAGCGGATTGACGACTATTCGCAGCAGCGGCGGAGACCTGCGTCTTGCCAACATCTCGGAACGCGTTCGCCGACCTTTGCAAATAACTCGGCTGGAATCCATTTTTTTGAGCTATGATTCCGTGGAAGAAGCGATTCACAGTTATCAGGCAAAATAGGAGGAATGCATGAGTCAACTATCAAGAGATGAAATTTTGGCAAAAATAAAGAACAAAGAGTCGCTCGCCGGGCTGGATTTGTCAGGGGCCGATTTTTCTTACGAAGATTTGCGCGGCGTTGTCTTTTCAGGAGCAAACCTTTGTGATGCGCATTTGCAGAATGCGAATCTGGCACAGGCTGATTTTAGCGACGCCCACCTGGAGCAAGCGTTTTTTTTCGGCGCAAATTTGGCGCAGGCAAAGTTTGATCGGGCGTTTTTGAAAGACGCCAATTTGCAGGATACCAATCTGGAATTTGCTTCATTCAAAAACGCAGATTTGGAACATGTCAAATTATTCGGCGTGCAGGCGGAAAACGCTGATTTTCAGGGGGCGAATTTGTCCAACGCGAGAATGAAACGCTCGAATTTCAAACACGCAAACTTTCAGCAAGCAAATCTGAATCAGGCCCATTTAGAGAGATCGGAGTTGAATGGCGCGGATTTCACAGGCGCAAATCTGGAGGGAAGCTTCCTGGAGCACGCTGATTTGACAAATGCAAAACTGAAGTGATTGTCTTTTCTGAAAAATTATGATTAAAAAAAATTCTTTTCCTATTTCAAAAATCCAATCCGCGATTGATATCAATCAAAATATGCCGCAAGACTAAACTGCTCATTTTCTTTCAAAATTTAGAACAATTCCCTTGTTCAGGCGTTAAATGTTGTTTAAATTGGATTGTGTCAATAAACTCAATTTTTGTGCTGTGGAGATTAGCTGCAAGGGATGTGTATGAAACCACTCAAGATGTTTGCTGTTGCCCCTTCTTTACCTGAACAATTAACCCCTTTAAAAACATTAGCTTACAATTTATGGTGGAGTTGGAATCCTGACGCCATCGATCTTTTTCGTCGCGTAGATTGGGACATCTGGGAAAAATCAAACCATAATCCGATAAAAATGCTCGGCATGGTAAGCCAGGCGCGTTTTGATAAATTGGCTTTTGACGACGGTTTTTTATCTCATCTGCGGCGTGTCACTGAGGAACTTGAAAATTATCTTTCTGGAACGACCTGGTATGAGAAAAAATTTGGCAAGCCCGAGAATGAAAAAATTGCTTATTTTTCTGCTGAGTTTGGTTTGACAGACTGCGTGCCGCTCTATTCTGGCGGGCTCGGCGTTCTTGCCGGGGACCATTTGAAATCCGCCAGCGACATGGGAATTCCGCTGATTGGTGTCGGCTTGCTGTATCAGCAGGGCTATTTTAATCAATATCTGAACGCAGATGGTTGGCAGGGGGAATTGTATTTGAAAAATGATTTTTACAACATGCCTGTGCAACTGCTGCGCGATGAACATGGCGCGAAGATTGTCATTGAGCTCGAATTCCCCGGTCGGAAAGTTTTCGCTCAAATTTGGCAAATTTCCATCGGACGCATTCGTTTGCTGTTGCTTGATACCAATAATAAAAATAATTCCCTACAGGATCGCACCATCACCAGCGAGCTGTACGGAGGCGACGGCGAAACCAGAATTCAGCAAGAGATTGTGCTTGGCATCGGTGGTTTGCGCGCTTTGCAGAAGCTGAAAATTGAGCCGGATATTTTTCATATCAACGAAGGGCATTCGGCGTTTTTGAGTTTGGAACGCATTGCCGTCGCCATGAGAAAACTCAATCTTACATTTTCTGAAGCATTGGAACTCACACGCTCGGGAAACATCTTTACCACCCATACTCCGGTTCCTGCCGGGATTGACATGTTTTCCCAGGAGTTGGTAAATAAATACTTTTCTGAGTATTTCAAGCAGTTGAATATTTCCCGTGAAGAATTTTTGCGAATCGGCGGCATTCATTATTCGCAAAATAAGGGAAAGTTTTCCATGGCGGTGTTGGCGATCAATCTCGCCGCTTACGTCAACGGCGTCAGTAAATTGCACAAACGCGTGTCGCGCGACATGTGGAAACATCTCTGGCCAAACGCGCCGGTGAATGAAGTTCCCATCTCTAACGTGACTAATGGCGTGCATCCGGGATCCTACATTTCCAAAGAATTAGCGAGTCTGTTGGACCGCTATTTAGGACCGGCGTGGAAGACAAAACCGGGAGATTTGTCAATCTGGGCCCGCGTGTCGGAAATTCCCGGAGAAGAATTGTGGCGAACTCACGAACGTAATCGTGAACGGTTGGTTGCATTTGCCCGCGAACGGATGCGGCAACAATCCAAAAAAAGAGGCGCTCTGCCTTCGCAATTATCCCTGGCCGACGATGTTTTGAATCCGGAGGCGTTCACAATTGGTTTCTCGCGTCGTTTTGCTACTTATAAACGGGCAACTCTGCTCTTTCGGGATATTGATCGTTTGGCGCAAATTTTGAACAATAAAGATTTCCCGGTGCAAATAATTTTCGCCGGCAAAGCGCATCCCAAAGACGATCCGGGCAAGCAACTCATCAAGGAAATTATTCACCATCTCAAACACGAGAGATTTCGCCAACACATTGTTTTTATTGAAAATTACGACATTGAAGTCGCCCGCTACATGGTGCAAGGCGTCGATTTGTGGCTCAATACGCCGCGCCGTTACATGGAAGCCAGCGGCACCAGTGGCATGAAAGCAGCCATGAACGGCGTGATCAATTGTAGTATTTTGGATGGCTGGTGGGACGAGGCGTACAAGCCGGAAATTGGCTACGCCATTGGCAGCGGGGAAGAATATGAAGATTTCGCTTATCAGGATGGTGTGGAGTCCCAACTTTTGTACGACTTGCTGGAACATGAAATTATTCCCAAATTTTACAAGCGAGGAAAAAACAACATTCCCCGCCAGTGGGTTGCCTTGATGAAAAATTCAATGGCGGCGATTTGCCCTGTTTTTAATTCCAACCGTATGACCCGCGAATATGCGGAATTGTTTTACAGCCCGTCGATGAAAAATTTTCATCTTCGAATGGAAAATGACCAGCGAATTGCCAGAGAGATTGCTCATTGGAAAAAACATTTGCGGAACCACTGGCAAAAAATTCATTTCGTTGACATCGCGCAAAATGAACCTGACAATTATCAAGTCGGCAGGTCGGTTGAAATTACGGCGAAAATTTTTATCGACGGAATTTCACCGGAAGATATCGTCGTGGAAATCTACCACGGCATTCCCGACGCAGATCACAACTACATTTCGGAAGGTCGAATTCAGCCAATGGAATTGACGGAAGAAAACGGTGAAAACATTTTTACCTATCGCGGCCAGGTAAATTTTGATGTTAGCGGGCTATACGGATACACATTGCGCATTTTGCCACACCACAAAGATTTATTGCATCGCCATGAGACTGGCTTGATCTTGTGGGCGAATCAGAAATGATTTTTAGAAAAAAACAGACATTGCCAATGTGATTTGTCGATTTTCCCGGTGCTGGTTGTTGTTAAAGGATGATTTTTAGATACCAAGCCCGGCCGAAGGTGCGTAAATCTCATCGTGAATTTCCCGCAAAAATTGGTACAGCGGATTGATCGTGTGAAAGGCGAAAGACAATTCGTTGACTAATTCCTGCGAAAAAAGAAGTTCGTCTCTGTTCCGTTTGCAACTCAAATAAAATGAACGACATTGGTACCAGAGTTGAATTTTTTCGCCGTGTTCATTGGGAATTTTTCTTTTGTAATGGTCGGGAATGACCTCAAAGAAATTCTGTTTTTTCAAACAGGAAATGGCTTTGAGAAATTCGTCGGGATTCTCGTCTATTCTGCTGCGCAGCGCGTCCATCGTCGCTCGGGAGGCGTTGTAATAGCCCATGCCGAAACGATACCAGTCAGGGAAAATTTCAAAAAAATAGGCAGGAGAATCTTTCCAATTTTTCACCCGCCGCTTGAAAGTGATCCACATATTTCCGCGGAAAAGCCGTTTGTCCCGGGAAAAACGCGTATCGCGAAAAATACGCGAGATTGTTTTGTTTATCGCCGGCGTGGTCTCAAACTGCGCGTCAATCGCCAGCATCGAGGGCGCCAGATCAGCAACCAGCGCTTTCAATGGCTGAAGCACGTACAAATTGTAAATGGGACGATTTTTTTCAAACCAATCTTTGCTGTTGCGATCTTCAACCTCGCCCAGAAAGTCAAAAGTTTCCTGAGAAAATCCGGTGAAAGCATTGTCTTTATCCATAGAAGAAAGGTCTCCGTTCTATTTTGTGATGAAAAAAGTAGTAGTTTCTTTTTAGCGTAAAAGCACAATTTTTCGCACAAGGTAAATTTTACCAAACTGAAATCTGACGAAATAAACGCCGCCGGGATTGTTTTTGCTGTTCCAGATGAATCGACGGCTCCCGCGCGCCAAATTTCCCAATTCAAATCGCCCAACTTTTTGGCCGGTAATGGAAAAAATTTCAACTTTCACCTTGGCGCTGCGAGGCAGCTCAAAATGAAATTGAGTAACGCTGTTAAATGGATTCGGAGATGGCGCTGACAAGTAAAAACTTCCGATTTGATTTTGTCCCGCTCGTTCGCTGACGGAGGTATTTTCGCTTATCCCTGCAAGTTGGGCAAGGCTGACGATGGCTAATTTGCCGAGAGCCTGAAAATAGTCCACGTCATAATTTGAAAATAAATCCTGAATTGTGTGGTAATGCGGATTGAAATCGTCAAAGTCTTCAATAATGAGGATTGCTGAAAATCCTTGCTCCCAAAAAGAGGCGTGGTCACTGCGATTGGTGGCTCCTTCGACAATGAGCTCCGGCGACAGGGGGAATTGCAGGGAAGCGACATTGTCAAAAATCATCTCGCCCAACGACTTCGAGTTTGCGATGTCCGCCGCATGAATTTCAAAAACGCCATCCCCGTTTCCGTCGTAGCCAATCATGTCCAGATTGATGACGCCCAAAATATTTTCCTGATTTTCTGCGGCGAGTTTTGCGTAATGTCTGCTGCCCAAAAGTCCTAATTCTTCGCCGGAAAAAAGAAGGAAACGTATGGTGTAGCGGCTGTTTTCATTTTTTAGTACGCGGGCTGCTTCCAGAACTGTCGCCGCGCCGCTGCCGTTGTCGTCCGCGCCGGGAGCGAGGAACATGCGATTGACAGCTTCCGCCATGCAATCGTAATGCGCGCAAATGACGACGCTCGTGTCCGGCGAAATTGTTCCGGGTTTCGTCGCGAAGACATTGTTCAAATAGTACTCGACATATTGGTCGCTGAAATTTTGCCAGTCCGCGCCCCGTGATTTGATGTCCAGCAGCACGCCTTTGCCGGTCACCCAAATTGTCGAATCCGCATTAAAATCCGCGTAATAGCACGACTCGTCCTGCAAAATATTCAGCGCTGTCCAGTTTTCACCGCTGTCGTGCGTGATGAAAATCTTCCCGCCGGAGCCAACGACAACGCCGTCATTTTTATTGAAGAAATCAACATCCCAGAGAATTTCATCAGGCGCGAGCACCTCAGTTTGCCAGCTTTCGCCGCCATCGAAAGTGAGCAGCAGTGTCCCGTTCGTGCCCACAGCGTAGCCGCGGCTCTCGGAAAAAAATCGTACGGCAAGGAAAGCCTCGCTGGAGCCGGAGTTTTGTTCGAGCCAATTTTCCCCGCCGTCGATTGTGTGTAAAATTAATCCGTTTGGTCCGACTGCCCAGCCGCGCAGGGAATCGACAAAATCAATGGCGTAAATTCCGAAGGTGGTGGGCAAATTCTGTTTTTCCCAGGTTAATCCGCCGTCAGAAGTGCGGAAAATATTGGCGTAGGCGCCGGCGATCCAGCCGTGCTTTTTGTCCGGGAAAGCCACGCCGTAAATGTGCTGCTCAAATGGCGCCTCCAAAAATTCCCACTGTGCGCCGCCGTCGCTGGTTTTCATGAGTAAACCCTTGTAGCCGACGGCCCAGACCAGTGAGTCGTTCACCGCCTCAAAATTTTTGATGCCTCTGTCCGTGACAAAACTGAATTGTTTTTCCCAATGCTCGCCGCCGTCAGAGCTGTGGTAAATCGAGCCATCGAGATAAAACCAGCCCTGAAGCGGATTGTTCGGCGCAAAAATAATGTCGCCAAAGTTGGGCGTGAGGCTGAACTCCTGCAATTCGACCTGATAGCCGAAATTTTCCAGCTTCTGCTGAAGAAACGTTTGCGCCTTGAAAATATCGTTGCTTTTGGCAAATCTGGTTTTGATGGTTTCAGGAACTGAATTAATAAAAACGGTTGTGTCGCCACTCAATTGGCGGACGAAAAGAGACATGGAATCGACTGAAATTTTGCCAAGAAGTCCCTGCAACTCGCTTGGTGAAGTTTGCCAAACTAAGCTTTTCTTTGTCTTCTTGCTTGGTTGCCAGCGAGAATTTTCAGGCACAGAAAGGGAATGGCTATTGGCAGAAGTTCGTATCTCCGGTATCGGCTGAGCCAAAAGAATATTTACCGAGGCTATGACAACAAAAGAGAATTGCAGAAGAAAATTGCCGTATTTCTTGGCCTTGTGGGTCATTTTTTTTCGCTAATCAATTTGGCTGTTTGAATTTAACTTTAGCCCTGCAAAGTTTAAATAAAATATTTTTTAAATTTATCATTCTTCTGCGCCAATGTCAAGCAGAATTTCTGAAAATAATTGGAAAAGCCAAATATTTTGCTTGAAAAAAGTGGTGCAAAAGCGTATATTTATTCATTGGAATAAATAGAAAGCTGCAGGGTAGCGATGAGCCAAAAAGACAGAGACGAAAAAAGAATTCAATCTTCCTTTCAAAAAGCAGTGAATCAGTACATCAATTCCCGCCTGGAAAAAGTGCCGGAATTTGTGAGTAAACATTTTTCTCTCCGCGGCGCGCTGCGGCTGCACAAAAAGGCGATCGGCGCGGATTTAATCAAAGGGCCGCTCAATATTTCGTGGTCATTGATTTACACGATTCTCCGCGGCAGTGGCGCTGTTTTGCACAAATTTGGTGAGAAAAAAATATCCCGCTTGTTGCGAGAAAAATTGCCGCCAGGCTTTGAAACGCGAGTGCAGAAAGAAATTGTCTGGCTGATTTACACGGAATTGTTGGAACTGCCGTTCCAGCAGGGGAGACGTGAGTCAAAAAAAGATGCCCTGTTGGAAATTTTTTTCAGTCAAAAGGCTGTCGCAGAAATGATGACTCAAGCCTTGAAGCCGCTGAAAAGCAAGGCTGATGATCCGAACGTGAGAAAGGCGCTGGAGAAAAATTTGCGGGAGTATTCGACCAGCCGCACTGCAGCGGCGGATTTAGCCGGAACCCTGATTACGCTTTCTCTTGGCGCAGCGGCGTTCAAGAAAATGACGCCGGGCGCCATGGCAGCCGGTTCGAGTTTAGCAGCGGCGATTGCCCAGCACGCGGCGGTGTCCAATTTTTTTCTGGGATCGACGCTGGGGTCGGTTTACTACAGCATTTTTCCTGTCTCGGCTTCTCTGGGACTGATTGCTGCAACCACGGGCTCGATCATGGCGGCAATGGCGATTGTCACTTCGTTTGCCGGAATTATCACGGATCCGCTGCAGGCGAAATTGGGCATTCATCAGCGAAGGCTGCGAAAGTTTATTCTAATGTTAAAGCCGATTTTGCAAGGAAAAAGCGAATCTAAATACGAAATTCGCGACCGTTACGTGGCGCGCGTTTTCGACATGCTGGATGTGATAAAAACAGTGACCATGAATTTGACCTGAAAACTAAAATTGAGAAATTGAACAGAGAGGAATTTGAATTGTTATTGAATCGGGAAAGGTATTTGCAAGCAACGGAATTGATTAATTTTGAGCATGAAATGATTCAGGAAAAAGCGGCTGAACTCGCGCGCGGCTGCGCCAATTCCGTCGCGGTTGCGGAGCAAATTTTCCACTTTGTGCGCGATGAAATTCGTTACGCTTTTCGTGTGCCTCACGATGCCGGTCAGTTCAAGGCATCGGCCATTTTGCGCGCCAAAATGGGGTTCTGTACGCAAAAAGCGATTCTGTTTTGCGCTTTGGCAAGAAGCCGGGGCATTCCGGCGGGAATTTATTTTTTCGACATCGTTGATCATTCATTGCCGGAAAAATTTGCCGAACTTCTGCGAACGCGCACCATGTTTCGCCACGGCGTGCCAACGCTTTTCCTGAATGGCGCCTGGCGAAAATTGGATGCGACGCTGGACGCAAAGTTAGTGGAGAAAAACGGCCTTTTTGCAGTGGAGTTTTCGCCGGAAAGCGACTGCCTGATGTCAAAGAAAAAACGAGACGGTGAAAAACACGTCGCATACGTCAATGAATACGGTTTGTACGGAGACGTCTCTTTTTCTCTGATCCAGCACTGGTTCAGTCTTTATTATTTGCACCTGTTTGACGTCCGCTTGGAGGATTATTAGTTGAATATATTTTTAAACACATAGCCGGCGATGCTGGGATTTTCCTTTAGCCGGCGCACGGAATATTCGTACCACTGTTTTCCGTAGGGTAGGTAAATTCGCATGGGAAACCCTTGCCGCACGAGAATGTCGCGCAATTGTTCGTCCACGCCGAGCAGCATTTGAAATTCAAAATTTTCTTCGGACAGATTCAGTTGATTGATGAGGCGCAAGCCTTCCCAAACCATTTGCTCGTCGTGCGTGGCGATGCCGACAAACGCTCCTTTTGTAAGCATCTTTTCCAACAAATAGCTAAAATTTCTCTGAATTATTTCCCGGTCTTTGAACGCGATTTTTCGGGATTCGTTGTAAATTCCTTTCACGAGACGAAAGTTTGGTAATTTGACTCGGGAAAAGATATGATCCACATCATCAATGGTGCGCCGCAAATATGACTGGAAAACAGTGCCTACATTTTCAAATTCTTTTCTCAATTTCAGGTAAATATCAATGGTATCGTCGGTACAGGTGGCGTCTTCCATGTCAATGCGAACAAAATTTCCCAACTCATCTGCAAGTCGAACCACCTCCGTAACATTTTCAAAGCAAAAATCGTAATCAAGCCGCAGACCGAAAGCTGTTAGTTTTACTGAAATGGAGGCATCCAGCCTTTCATCTTTCAAACGTCGAAGTAAGCGGAGATATTCCTGCTTTGTTTCCGTTGCCTCGTTTTTATGCTCGGCGTTTTCGCCGAGCAAATCTACGGTGGCTTTGATTTTTCGCTGGTTCAATTGGCGAATAGTTTCTACTGCGGCGTCCATGTCTTTGCCGGCGATGTAGCGGCTGGAGATTTTTCCGACAATGAATTTCGGCACGAACGGCATAGCGGCGACTAAAAATTTATCAAATAATTTCATTCTGCTTCTCCGTTAGCTATGGTCAAGTGAAGTGAATTTCGTAGGTAAGAAATTAGATGCCTGAATTGAAAGAAGTTTTCAGCAAAAAAAAGCCGGAACTCCCATCAAAGGGAATCCGGCTTTTTTTACTCGAAAAAATATCTTTTACAAATCTTCGGGTTTTATTTCCAGATTCGTTTTAAATGTGTGCGCGATGATGTTCATTTGCCGCAAGTAGTGCATTTTTGATCTTTTCAAATCCGGAGCGAATATGTGCATGTCAATGAAGTAGATGCGTTCGGTTTTTTCGTCAAAAAAGCAGTACATCCAAAAAGGTCCGCCGGCGACTTTCTCGTCGTTACTCCAGAGACCTTTTAGCAGCAAAGCGCGCCGTTCGAGAAAATTAACTTCTTCGGTGACGACAGGTTGAAATTTTTCGTCCACGTGTTCTTTTTCGTAGAAACTTTTTGCCCATTGATTTCTTTTTTCCACGCAATATTCTTTTGTGATCACCGAGGGATCCGTGGCTTCTTCCCAGAAAACTGAGATCCAGCGCAATGGCAGTTTGCGGTGGAACATGACAAAGCGGTCTCGCGCCGATTGAACTACCATTCTGTAGTCAACAGGCAACCGCACCATCCAGCCGTAAGTTTGCAGCAGGTGTTTTTCAACGTCTTTTTGCTCTTTCATTGAATAGAGAATTTTTTTGTGAAAGTCCTGCCAGTAGCTCTCAAATTGTTCAAAAATCTCATTGCTGTTTTCTGCTAATTTTTGCTTCAACGTTTGCAAATCCGGCGCGATCAAATAGAGCACTTTCTGGTTTTGCGCGTACGCGTCCGTGCTGGCGAACATAAATTCGCCCTGTTTGACTTTTTCCAATGCCTGCGGAGAAAGGCTGTTGTTTATTGCCTGTGAAAGTTCATCTTGCGAATCAAGAGTGGAAAGAAAAAGCAGATTTTTGTAACGTTTGTAATTGTGCGGGTCTTGTTTGACCAGCGTGTACCATTTTTCCGGCTGAGGATTGTATTCTGTCCTTTCAAAGGTTGTGCGCAGAATACTTTCCGCACTTTTCCAAATTGTCGAATCGGCTAAAACATGAATTTCGTAATCGCCGCCCAAAGGAACAGGTTTTCCGCAGCCGAGCAGGTAAAAAACGCCTGCAATTACCGCTAAACTCAAGATTATTCGCAGCGCTTTCATAATTACCTCCTTCTGTTTTATTCAATGAGAATCTATTCGAATGCGTTCTTTTCTGATCATAAAAATAATTCCGCCGGGCAACGCGGAGACAAGTCCGATCAAATATGCCAAGAACTCCATTACGACAATTAACTCCGGCGGAAAAGAAGTCACTCGCGAAAACAGCGCCAATCCGCTGCTTTCCCTGACGCCGATGCCACCGATAGAAATGGGCAAGCTCGCCAGCAAAGCAATGACCGGGATGAACAGAAAAAAGTATTTGACCTGCCCCTGCAAACCCAGCGATAGCGCCGCCAGATAATGGACAAAAACGCGAATGGTTTGGATGACAAGAGAGGTCAGCGTTACTGAAATAAGTACGCGACGATTATTTTTGAACGAATTGATGTTTTTGTAAATATCATAAATTTTGCCGTTCGCTTTGTCCGGGAAAATAAATCGAATGATTTTTCCCAATTGATGCGCCAGAAAATCATTAAAAATGAACAAAAAAGAAAGAACCCACACGACAAAAATAATCACGACGATCAACAGCACGGTTGACGATTGGAAAACGCCGCGCCAGATGAGCCCGGTGAATAATGCCAGCGTGGTGAGCATGACAAATCCCATGAAACGGTCAAAGAAAACAGTGGAAACTGCCGACGAAGAGTCCCCGGTTCGCTTGCTGATGTCATAAATGCGAAAAGCGTCGCCGCCGATGTAGCCGATGAGAAAATTGTTAAAGAACAAGCCGACGAAATAATATGACAGCACATGAGAAAATTTCAAATGAATATTTTTCGATTTCAGTAGCAAAAACCATTGAAATGCTCCCAAAATGTTACTGCCGGTAAAAATGACCAGCGCCAGAAAAATCCAGCCCAGTGAAACAGATTGAAGCTGCTGATAAATATCGCGCAGTCCCAATTTGGCGATGAGGAAAATCACCAGGCCCACGCTGACAATGATTTTTAAAGTCGGGATCAGGTATTTCCGCAACAATTTCTTCTCTCGTCTCTCTGTAAATTATTTCGATTGTCTGTCACCGCCCCTGCGTTGTTGTAAAAAAATTCCCGAAGGAATCGTTTAAAATACAATCGGATAGAATAAAAAGTTCCATTTTTGACACAACTAACCCCGGCTTTCCTGTTTGAAAACATAATTCTTAAAATCAAAAGAATCCTCTGCAATAGATGAATGAAGTTGCAGAGGATTCTTTGGCGAAAGATTTCTGCTTAATTGAGCCGGTCATTGCCGCTGAAATAAACTGAATACTGATTTTGTTTTACTTTTTCGGCTCAGCGGGTTGTAATAGCGCTGTGTCGGGCAATGATTTTCTCAATTGTGTCTCAAGTTGACTTTTAAAGGCAAGTGCATTTTGATCTTTGGGATGAGTCGACATCCATCCATTTATCAGATCCAATCCTTTCTGATAGTCCTTCTTCTGCAAGTATAAATTAGCCAGCCAGTACACGCCATTGGCGTAGCCGGGGTTTTCATCGTGAATCTGTTTGATGTATTGCAGGGCCTTTTGTTTGTCATCGCGATAGTAGTAGTATGCATATTGCAATTTCGCGTCTAATTTTACGTTGTCCCGTTCCATGATGTGCCGGAAAAGTTTTTCCGCTTTGTCCGGAGCGTTGGCGTCCCGATAGAGCAGAGCAAATTGAAACTCCAATTCATGGCGCATGGGGATCACTGTGTCCGGCATGACAGAGAATAGATTGTCCATAACTTCTATCAAATTGTCATACATTTTTTCTTTGAAATAATAACGGCAGAGGTGATAGTAAGCGCCGTGATAATTACGCAGCAGACCCTTGATGTTTTCATTGAAATAGACTTTGGGATTATTCAGGTTGCGATAGCGAAATTTATTCAGCAAATTATTTTTCAAATGCATCGGAGAGAGCGTTTGACCTTTGTAGGTCAGTAATTTGTACACCAAGCCGTCCATGCGCAAATATTTGGTCAGATTAATGAGATTTTCCTGCGACACCGTCAGCGCAAAGTAAATCGGTTTGGTGAAACGATTTGCCTGAATGATGTTTAAAATCATGAGATCTTGAACGCGAATTCCCTTACCGTAAAGTGTTGGTTTGAGCTCGAATACGATCTCCGGATTTTTGATCGTGTCTGCCACCAATCTCTTTTGCTCTGTCAAATCCTGCAGGTCTTTGGTGTAAGCCTCGCGCGGAATCTCGATACGAACGATTTTTGGTTTTTCCCAGAGCATGGGTTGCAAACTTTCAATACGCGTATCCGAAAGGGAAATAGGAACTTTTGGCTCCTGGTCGCGCAATTGTTTGATGTACCAGGGCGTATTCAACAAACTCAAATTAACGATACGGATGTCGGT contains these protein-coding regions:
- a CDS encoding DUF4837 family protein — protein: MKALRIILSLAVIAGVFYLLGCGKPVPLGGDYEIHVLADSTIWKSAESILRTTFERTEYNPQPEKWYTLVKQDPHNYKRYKNLLFLSTLDSQDELSQAINNSLSPQALEKVKQGEFMFASTDAYAQNQKVLYLIAPDLQTLKQKLAENSNEIFEQFESYWQDFHKKILYSMKEQKDVEKHLLQTYGWMVRLPVDYRMVVQSARDRFVMFHRKLPLRWISVFWEEATDPSVITKEYCVEKRNQWAKSFYEKEHVDEKFQPVVTEEVNFLERRALLLKGLWSNDEKVAGGPFWMYCFFDEKTERIYFIDMHIFAPDLKRSKMHYLRQMNIIAHTFKTNLEIKPEDL
- a CDS encoding transglutaminase family protein, producing MLLNRERYLQATELINFEHEMIQEKAAELARGCANSVAVAEQIFHFVRDEIRYAFRVPHDAGQFKASAILRAKMGFCTQKAILFCALARSRGIPAGIYFFDIVDHSLPEKFAELLRTRTMFRHGVPTLFLNGAWRKLDATLDAKLVEKNGLFAVEFSPESDCLMSKKKRDGEKHVAYVNEYGLYGDVSFSLIQHWFSLYYLHLFDVRLEDY
- a CDS encoding proline dehydrogenase, giving the protein MKLFDKFLVAAMPFVPKFIVGKISSRYIAGKDMDAAVETIRQLNQRKIKATVDLLGENAEHKNEATETKQEYLRLLRRLKDERLDASISVKLTAFGLRLDYDFCFENVTEVVRLADELGNFVRIDMEDATCTDDTIDIYLKLRKEFENVGTVFQSYLRRTIDDVDHIFSRVKLPNFRLVKGIYNESRKIAFKDREIIQRNFSYLLEKMLTKGAFVGIATHDEQMVWEGLRLINQLNLSEENFEFQMLLGVDEQLRDILVRQGFPMRIYLPYGKQWYEYSVRRLKENPSIAGYVFKNIFN
- a CDS encoding flippase-like domain-containing protein, which gives rise to MRKYLIPTLKIIVSVGLVIFLIAKLGLRDIYQQLQSVSLGWIFLALVIFTGSNILGAFQWFLLLKSKNIHLKFSHVLSYYFVGLFFNNFLIGYIGGDAFRIYDISKRTGDSSSAVSTVFFDRFMGFVMLTTLALFTGLIWRGVFQSSTVLLIVVIIFVVWVLSFLFIFNDFLAHQLGKIIRFIFPDKANGKIYDIYKNINSFKNNRRVLISVTLTSLVIQTIRVFVHYLAALSLGLQGQVKYFFLFIPVIALLASLPISIGGIGVRESSGLALFSRVTSFPPELIVVMEFLAYLIGLVSALPGGIIFMIRKERIRIDSH